In Salarias fasciatus chromosome 9, fSalaFa1.1, whole genome shotgun sequence, the genomic stretch aaagtccaagtGACAAATCATATTTCACCAGAAGTATCTGGTAAGTCTTCAAATATTGTCTGCAGCATAGTTTACCTTTTCCAACCATCTTAAAATCCTCCATAACTCTTTCATCTGCACCTTcttaaaatacataaaaatgtaTCATTAAAGATAGGTTATAGATTCAATTCAAATATGAGgcaaaggaaaatgaaaagcctcagaaaataaaacaatgagaTACAAATCTACTTTTTGGTGAGCTTCTTTCAGCAGTTGCggtttctgctgcagagaaacaaaaagcTTCAGGACGTATCGCTGAATCAGAGATCTGCTGAGGGCCCAGCGCTGGCCTCAGTGTTTTGATAAATATTTTGCTCGACGCGGAGGAAACCGCTTTAGATGTTGCAGATTATCCAACCACTGAACACGGAAAAATGTCCGATAGTCAGAAAACATAGATGCGAAGCTTGAGCCCATGAAACATGGAAGTCAGAGTGAGTGATAACTCTCAATCAggtcaaaggtaaaaaaaaaacaactgggcCTTGCAGACAAAGTGGATATCATTACACACATCGGTGTGACGCATCATACAAACAGGTGAATGTGTTTCTTGGAGTGGACTGAGGGGGCCATCATGTCATCGAAAAGTACCTTCTTGTTATGAtctagcagcagcagcgtcattTGAGCGTCATGCTCAGTAATACCAGCGCAGATAATGAAACACTCATTTAGCGAGTTCAGAAAAACAACCATCAACCCAACAAGAGATATGTCTAAATTCATTGGTACTTCAGGTTGTAAAGggaaacacatttacaaaacaaaagaagaaggaaaaaaaaaaggaagaagtcaTGAGTGTGACATGAAGTTTCCGGTCATGACAAGTGTTTCTCCAGAAGCCCCAACAAAAATCATCAACTCATCTTGAGACCTAGAAAACACGGAGGACGTCACAGGATTAATTATGAAACAGAGTTTATAATAATAAAGCAGTCGTATCTTAATATTTCTGTCAATCATTCAAGTTTcgcctcttttttctttctctctttatttacaCTGAGGCCTCCATGATAGAGGATGAGCGTGGGCCATCAACCCTTCAGATTTCTGCCAATTACTGGTTTCGTTTCTCGGTTTTGTTCACAGCGGGGCTGGAGGAAGCGGCTGTGTCATGATCGGCCCGGTGTTTTCCTCCTGGGAACAGACTCTTCAAGCAAGTCGCAGACTGAGAgctctctctcacctcctccccGCAGTCGGTGGTAAATAACTGCCATCGTGCGGCTTGATCATCGCCCTGTTTTGATGTGTGAGAGTGACAAAGGagatgaagcagaaacagacTTTTAAACAATAGGAAGTCAAATTTTCATTGTAGACAATCTTATGGGGACGAATTGGAGTTCACCACATCGCACGTTAAGATCGACAATCAACAAACTTTGTGCAGACAACTCAGTTTTATAACTTGGAAAAGATTTGACTGCTGACTGTTGAAGTGTCAAAACCTACTGGTGAATGAAAAAGTTTCTTGTTGAAACAGTCGTGCCTTCCTTAGACTTCAAGAAAAGACTGAGTTATGATGCAAAGAAACACAGCGGAGACGTCTCGGCTGAAAACTCTCAGAGGGtcacttcattcatttattgGAAACTCTGACCTTaaacctgagtttttttttgtcccccttTGACCATCTGATTATTACTGACGGTGCTTTTCCTCATGAAGCATAGCTGAAGTCAATGTGATCACGTCGTCTCTTTAGGTTTTGGGAGTAGTCATATCACGACGCTTCTCTATGCGCAGAGGTTATCAGAACATCGGCTTGTGAAAAATTCTCACGGTGACAAAAGACGAGTATTAATCATCGAAGTGAGGATGGCTGCAGACGCGAAAGTGAGACACTTCAGTCTAACTAACCAAGCAGAGAGATAAATTTGGATTTGCTGACAACCTAAGTGATGCTTGACCGATCAAACTCAGCTTTCTGTGCTGAAGCTGCGCCGCTTTAAACTGAATTATATGAAAATCAGGTCATGAAAACCCGTCTACGCAATCTAGATCTGTATCACGACAAAGGCAGAGACATTCAGAAACTCCTGGTTGACTCAGTTTTCTGacagaagcacagagaagaactTTGTGAAAGAGAGAAGCACAGATTCCTGATTTGTTCTCATTGATTTCTGAGGACATTTATCAGGCCATGGTGGGTTACTCAGAAATACTGAGATGATGCAGATTCTAACTGATGCAGACATTTGCAGGCTTGAATCCAGCTGCTGCGCATGAGTAACACACTCTGGTTCATTTCATGTATTTCCTACTGTGGACGTCGCCTTGCACTGAAGAAATCCTCACAAGCCAACATCTGACTTATGAtttcacagaagaagaaaaaccaaaacaccagAGTTCTACGTCTTGCTGGTAAAACGGAGAAAGCCCCGTTGTGAGGCCTTCTCTGCGAGCAGGAAGCCGAGTGAGAATCGGGCCTGCTCCTCTGACGCTCATGAGCCGGTATCCCATGTTGTGTGAAAGTGCTGtcagtgcagagcagcagtttgagacacagagacaggagtTACCACTTCCTGTGTATGTGAGCGCTGTGATTTATTTCATGCTCTGACAGGCATCGAACAGGTTCAGTATTTGCATCGCTACTTGACATTCAGTTCTCCCACGGCTCGTACTATTTATGATGAAATGAGAAAGCATTTATTTGAAAGGACATCattatgattgttttttttttttttcaatggatgtaaaacaggaaatgaggCAGGATTTAAAGGATCATCTTAAAGcttttactttttcttctttgactGATACAAATCTCCTCCCCAAATGTTTCTGTACGAAGAAAAAAACGAAAAGCACACGCACGTCAAGAACCTGTGGCtttcacagctccactgcaGACAAAAGGAGATCAACAGTCGAGAGCTTGTGACCACTTTCATAACGGCTCCGAAAATTTAGCACAAACAAGCCACAACCAAGACGTCTGTTACACATTATGTAATGTTGATAAATGTTTTCACGCTTGGTGTCTTACTCTGTCTCTTTGCTCCTACTATCTGGAGATGTCTGCGTTGATGTATCTGTTAGTGGTGTTTTGATTAAAACAGACCTGGCCGTTTTGTAATTAATTTACTTCAgtactttacatttctaattaGTAAATATGCCCATTACACATGTTACATGTTACATGCAGTTTTATGATATGCAAACAAACAGGTGTCAGGAAGATGAAGATTGAATCAATCATTCAGTTTGTGCAGCCACTATAGTTACAGTATGCTGCCCTCTGGCTGAATCACACAACTCCACAGACAGTGATTTACTGTACATGTAAAATTAAAGTTATGTCCacaacttaaaataaaaaaagtatgAAGAGTGTTGAATGATCTTACCAaaactgatcacacacacacttttggtACCAGCTTTTATTACCCCATACTTTACACGatacaaacaaatgcacacCTAGTACAGTAGAGGGCTGACGTATCATACTCTACAAGAGCATTACTTCATGAACATCATGGATATTAGATTTCATTTCCTCTGATACTTCATCACCCACAGTTATACGAAAAGAACACGGTAATTCCAGACAAAATATGCTAGGCCCTCTGAGGAGGGAAGTCATTCTAGATCACGATCCATGGCATTTAATATgtaacagcaggaaaaaaaaacaataaattaatgTGTTTTCAATGATGATACTTCCATACAATGCAAGCTGATTGGAAATATTCttgtgtgaaatattaatgagaGGTTAGGtcataaataaaagcagaagtACCCTCAAGGAGTcaacacacttcttttttttattactgttacGCTGATTGTTGCTGAATTGGCCTGTAGTCGACTTGGAAGTGATCCAATGCAGATCtgccacagcaaaaaaaaaaaaaatctaatgaaattaaaactcatcaaaaaagaaaacccatcaGTAATCAACTACCTGGTGCAGGAAAGCTAAACAGTAGCCGTAACCCTCTGAGAGAGAAGACTGCAAAGCTTCAGGCAGACGGAACACATCTGCCCAAGTCAGCGAACGGACAAGGCCTCTGAACAGGGACGAGTTAGTGTTTGCATAGAGCACTGAGGGGGGGGGTCTGCTGGCTGCTGAGGGTGAGCTCCAAACTGAGACGGACAGAAATGAAAAGCACGGCTGATAAAAGGTTATCGTTTTGTCTCCACTACATTGGAGCGCGTCCCGCTTTCCCCGCACCGCCTCCGCACTAAAGCCGAACTGGTGGTTCTTGTCCAAGCCGCAGCCACGCGTTCCGGTCCCGTCTTCCCTGGTGGACCTCTGTTAAAGCAGCTGTCCGGGAACAACTCATTCATTGGGCTCGTACCTGAAAAAGGGTCAGACAGGAGGGGGAGGTCAAGACTGTGTCCAATCACAACAAAGCACATCCCTGTGAAATAAACTCCTGCGATGCTTTCTCAGCATCGGTCAGCGCTCACCTCTGCAATCGTTTTCTAATTTCTTTGATCTGCTCATTCTTCTTGGTCAGGATCTCCTTCATGTTGCGATaggctgcagtctgctggaacttcttctccagctcctACGCGGCACAGAAACGCAGCGCCAGAGGTGtcagcaaaaacagaaataggTGAAGGTGATAGGAAGCAGCGTGTGACAGCTGGTGGGTGGATGCATCAGCCGCAGCTCAAGAAACAATCTAATacagcttcacactgaaacgccctccttcctcctgctcagAGGTATTAAAAAGAACGAGTGGCTTGTTTGTTTCATGAGTGTGAAGGTCAATTTCAGAACACATTTTTCGAAACTGCAGCTAATTCATGTTATTTTACATAAATAAGTGAATATGATCTCATATAGCTACTGCAGAAGCCACATAACAGGAAAGCCTCGTAGTGTTCTGCGTTTTCACCTCCCACTCCCCACGTCAGTCACCACAACTTTATTTGAGAGTGCTACCACACGAGAAGAGAAAGAGCATGGCCCTCAGGCCCTCAGACAGTCACAGAGAGTGATAGTTTCCCTTCACAGAGTTTATCTGTTAGTTTTATCAGCGGTGGACGTTGGCCTTCCTCCATCAACGTACCTTCTCTGCCAGGCTCAGCTGTTCCTGCACTCGCAGAAGCTCGTGTTTGGCAGAGATCAGGTTTTCCTGCAAATCTTTCTGGGATGCAGCGTTGGCACTGAGAGACCTCTGGTAGTCCTCCTTCAGAGCCGCCACCGTGTCCTCCAGACTGTTGATCTCCTGGGATTGAGCGGCCAGCTTAAAGGGAAGAGAGTTCAGCTTGAGATCAGACGACGTGATTGGCCGTCGCCGCTATAACATCCTCACACTGGAGAATCTACGTCCTCTAAAGCTAAAAGTCGCACTTTGACTAGGTGGATACATACCATTAGGTCCAGATTAGCAGATAAATGCAAATGGCAGATggacaattaaaataaatcagaattaTGACATGAAAAGGAAATGATTATGCTGCATAAGCCAAACAGGGGAGAGTACCTGTTGTTCACCTTGCACCTTCTGGAGGTCTTTCAAAGCTCTCTCCGCCCTGCTTCTTTCATCTAATGCACTCATGGCCTGTTGAAATTAACAGGGAAGGTAATAAGTAGCAGAACTGCTTTCAGCAGCTCCATGCAAAAGGTGCATAAACCTGTTTTTGATTGATACCTGAGACTCTAAAGTGCGGAGCCTGGCTTTCAGCTTGTCATTTTCCTCCTGTAGTCTTGCGATTTCCTGAAGAGGCAAGTAGAGAAACAGTGATAAATGGTGATGAAGGAGCATCCGTGCTGGTAATCGATGTAacaaagtgttgttttgaaCCTTGTTGAGAAGTTCAGACACGCCGCCCTCGTTCAGAGGTGCGAGCTTGGGTTTGCTTGTTTCCTGGCTtgtctgcaaataaaacaataataaacatgTAAGTGTTATTTCACATCGCTCATCTCTTGCCTTTCCCAGCACGCTGTGGTTCGTTTGCGCGTGCCATTTGAGAGAGGTGTGAGCAGAGAAGTCGAAGCATTACGCTTCGAAAAGTAATATGTATTTAAGGCACTAAAACCGCAGCATCCGCAGCGAGGTGTGACTCCTGACCCGCACAGCTAGCTACAAACGCTCGGCGACCCGACACGTAAAACTACCTCAGATGTGCAGGAATGCATGGCCGCTCTCACGTTACTGAACTTCATGTGGGGTCGAATATACTAAACCTGCATGATTAATGACGGCTGAGATCATGGCGGTGCTTGACGGTCCCACACGTGAGGGAGAGGAGCGCACGACGCTCACCTTATCGGCGGTTTTGAAGTCGGTCTTCTCAAATTTAGCTACTTGCTCCAACAGCTCCCTGCAtgggcaagaaaaaaaaagagtgagacCAAGTGTTTTAAAACAGACTAATGACGGTGAAAGGCAATGTGAAAACTAAACAGAAAGCTGTCACCTGATAACCGCTGCCGTAAAACcactgtgtttatattttctaaCACTACAACCGTCGACTTTGGTGGTCAGAAATGTTTGGCAAGAAAAAAAGACGGCGTTCCTTTCAGAGGAGTGCTTTTCAGATACACACTTGTGGTGAAACACAACAGTTTTCTAAGTCTTAATGTGGTTTACTTAAAAGCAGCGAAAGCCACGTACACCGTGATGCGGGGTGTGCTCCTAGGTATATACGCCCTGTATGTCACGTATCACTGAGAGCTGTGAACGGGGCTTCACGGGCGGCTCATCAACCCACCCATGCGCACGTTTACAAAAGAatttgttttccaaaagttgcttTTATACGGTGAAGGGTTACCTCGGTCAAAAGCTACACAAAGTTCACCTGAGTGCAGCGAAGCTTCGCCGCGATCAGCCTGGAAAACAGACTCAGCTCACATGACTTAGGATGTGAAGACAAtacttttgtttctttatctcACGAGCAAaaagaggaacagagagagacgTGTGTGGTTTACATCTGAAATTTGAATAATTGCTCAAACCTcccctgctgctgatgttgagTTTCAGACACGTGATTAGTGAAGATGATGGACCCTCTTTTGCATAGTTGTGGCTTTGTGTATTATTCAACCTGACGGATGCTTCTAACTTATGAAAATAATTAGAAAAATGGTGACAACAGATGCAAACAACATGCATTCAACAGTTCACTGTATCAGATTTATGGTAATGTTCAGATCATTCAGCAGAGCGCTGCCAAGTGCATGTAAACACATTGCACAGCAGTCACCAAGTCAGTTTTGAGGATATCAGCTATTTCTGCGAATTACATTTGTGGACTTAAAAATTTGTGGACTTAATAAAAGTTGTGGTAATCACTATTTATAAAGTATTTATTGCATTTGTGGACTTTTATTAATTCACAAATCAAAGGTAGGAAAGCATGTAAAGGAGACAAAGAGTAGACAGAAATATCAGTGTTAAAATGTCTTTCGAGAACATTTGATTGAAATCTAAATTCAGAAGCAAAGAAGCGgacatgaataaaaaatatgctttttgCTTTAAGCTAAATGTACTGAGCAGGTGGAAGAAGATGTGGTGGAAGGGTCGAGTATATGTCACTGTAAGGAAAAAAGAATGTAAGCAGCCTTGTGGAAAGGAGGGCTGATCTTGTGACAGTGACCTTTTAACCTGGTATGACATATGAAAGACCTGCATCGACACACTGCTGGAGAGGAAGTGGCCTATCGCACACTGAAGAGGAACGCTTCTCAACAGAGACTTTTATCACATCTCGCATCTGTGACAATCTGTTTGCAATCGGACTGCAATTTCTTGTTTTCGGTTCTTTTATGACCTCAATAAAACCTATTCCTGTTTTTGGTGGCTCACCTATTCTCCAGCTCTGAGATGTCGCTCTGCAGTCGTAGGTAAAACTTCTCCGCCTGGGAGAACAGCTGGCGGAGCAGCAGGACATTGGTGTGGGCCGTGTTGATgagctccatctccacctccccGCGCACCACCACCTGCAGCCCGTCCAGCATCTCCCGCACCTCGTCCACGGTGAAcgtctcctccaccagcctgcaggaagaaacacacacaacctc encodes the following:
- the LOC115394151 gene encoding leucine zipper transcription factor-like protein 1 isoform X2 produces the protein MAEFGFNEHHQNEVINYMRFARSKRALRLKTIDSCFEELKESRLVEETFTVDEVREMLDGLQVVVRGEVEMELINTAHTNVLLLRQLFSQAEKFYLRLQSDISELENRELLEQVAKFEKTDFKTADKTSQETSKPKLAPLNEGGVSELLNKEIARLQEENDKLKARLRTLESQAMSALDERSRAERALKDLQKVQGEQQEINSLEDTVAALKEDYQRSLSANAASQKDLQENLISAKHELLRVQEQLSLAEKELEKKFQQTAAYRNMKEILTKKNEQIKEIRKRLQRYEPNE
- the LOC115394151 gene encoding leucine zipper transcription factor-like protein 1 isoform X1 encodes the protein MAEFGFNEHHQNEVINYMRFARSKRALRLKTIDSCFEELKESRLVEETFTVDEVREMLDGLQVVVRGEVEMELINTAHTNVLLLRQLFSQAEKFYLRLQSDISELENRELLEQVAKFEKTDFKTADKTSQETSKPKLAPLNEGGVSELLNKEIARLQEENDKLKARLRTLESQAMSALDERSRAERALKDLQKVQGEQQLAAQSQEINSLEDTVAALKEDYQRSLSANAASQKDLQENLISAKHELLRVQEQLSLAEKELEKKFQQTAAYRNMKEILTKKNEQIKEIRKRLQRYEPNE